One region of Leucoraja erinacea ecotype New England chromosome 10, Leri_hhj_1, whole genome shotgun sequence genomic DNA includes:
- the zgc:109982 gene encoding retinol dehydrogenase 8, which translates to MGGGLSRSRIISHQLATSTSRMAQKTVLVTGCSSGIGLAIANKLAKDHEKRFMVIATMRNLDKRNDLVDIAGTALGKTLEIKQLDVCSEKSIHDCINSIPNRRIDILISNAGMGMIGPIECQSLDEMQRVMDTNFFGLVRLLKEVLPDMKRRKRGHIVVISSVMGIQGILFNDIYSASKFAVEGFCESLAIQAIKFKLNITLIEPGPVVTEFEKKVYEEGTKIDLSAADQETRDIFTNIYLRNYKEIFSSLGQSADEVAEHTMKIILSDNPPFRHQTNTLYTPMTTLKYVDPSGDLPIDTFYKMVFHHDKVFHASLNVIKLLRWRSRKNFNLGRPNSKE; encoded by the exons ATGGGTGGTGGGCTGTCTCGAAGCCGCATCATTTCTCATCAGCTTGCAACTTCAACCTCCAGGATGGCCCAGAAAACGGTCTTGGTCACCGGCTGTTCCTCTGGGATTGGCTTGGCCATCGCAAACAAACTGGCCAAGGACCATGAGAAACGATTTATGG TCATTGCTACCATGCGGAATTTGGACAAAAGGAACGACCTTGTGGATATTGCAGGGACTGCACTGGGAAAAACACTGGAAATTAAACAGCTGGATGTTTGCAGTGAAAAGTCAATTCACGACTGCATCAACAGCATTCCCAACAGGAGGATCGACATACTCA TTAGCAATGCGGGGATGGGGATGATTGGACCCATCGAATGCCAGTCGTTGGATGAGATGCAGAGAGTTATGGACACTAATTTCTTTGGACTTGTTAGACTGCTTAAAGAAGTCTTGCCAGACatgaagaggaggaagagaggccaCATTGTGGTGATCAGCAGTGTCATGGGTATTCAAG GGATATTATTCAATGACATATATTCTGCTTCGAAATTTGCAGTGGAGGGATTTTGTGAAAGTTTGGCGATCCAGGCCATAAAATTCAAGTTAAA CATAACTCTAATCGAGCCTGGCCCTGTTGTCACTGAGTTTGAAAAGAAGGTCTATGAAGAGGGAACAAAAATTGATTTGTCTGCTGCAGACCAGGAAACAAGAGACATTTTCACAAACATTTACTTGCGCAACTACAAGGAAATATTCTCAAGCCTGGGACAAAGTGCAGATGAAGTGGCTGAG CATACAATGAAGATCATCCTGTCAGACAACCCTCCATTCCGTCATCAAACAAACACGCTTTACACCCCCATGACTACGCTGAAGTACGTGGATCCTAGTGGAGATCTTCCCATTGACACCTTCTACAAGATGGTCTTCCATCACGACAAAGTCTTCCATGCCAGCCTCAATGTTATCAAATTGCTAAGATGGAGAAGCAGGAAGAATTTTAATCTTGGGAGACCAAACAGTAAGGAGTAG